The sequence below is a genomic window from Polyangiaceae bacterium.
CACTTCTTCGAGGGATTGGGGTGCTGGTTCGGCGCGGAAAACGTCCTTGATGTGCACCAGCCCGATGACCTCGTCGAGGTGCTCGGTACACAGGGGAAAGCGCGTGAACTCGCTTTCCCTCGCGATCTTCAGGTTCTCTTCCAGGGAGTGGCTCAGCGAGAGGTACGTCACGTCCGCGCGCGGCACCATGATCTGCCGCGCGACGCGGTGCGACAGCTCGAACACGTTGTCCAGCAGCTCGCGCTTCTGGCTGCTGAGCTTGCCGGCGTACTCGGAGCTGAGCAGCAGTCGCAGCTCGTCTTCGCTGTGCGTGACCTGGGCCTCGGCCACCGGCTCGATGCCCACCAGCTTCAGGAGTCCGTTTGCGGTGTGGTTCAGCACCCAGATCACGGGGAAGGTGAGCTTGTAGAAGGTGTACAGCGGCACCGAGACCCACAACGTCGTCCGCTCCGCCTTGCGAATGGCCAATGACTTGGGGGCCAGCTCACCCAGCACGATGTGCAGTACGGTGATGGTCAAGAACGCGACCGTCAGGCTTGCGGAATGAAGCACCGACTCCGTGGCGCCGGGAATCCGCTCCACGACGGGGCGGATGATCCACGCGAAGGCAGGCTCGCCGATCCAGCCGAGGGCCAAGCTCGCCAACGTGATCCCGAGCTGGGTCGCAGAAAGGTAGGCATCCAGGTGGTGAATCATGTGCTGGGCCACGCGGCCCCGGACGTCGCCCTTGCGCGAGTGGGGCTCGATCTGCGTCGGGCGCACTTTGACGATGGCGAACTCGGCGGCGACGAAGAAGCCATTCAGCGCGACGAGCACGATGGCCAACAGCAAGCCGAGCCAGGGATCCACGACCGGGGCGGAGCCTCCAGGGAGGCCGCTCATGGCGAGCTCCAGACCCGTCATGTTCGCTGGATCGACGCGCAGCCGGCATGCGGGCCCCACGCCCGCCATCGAACTTCATGTCGGCGCTTCGCGGTCGGCGTTGGCGCCGCGAAGCCGCACGCGGCCTTCGTCACGAGGCACCTATAGCGTAGCCCACGCGCCGCGGAAAGCGCCGGCGCACCGCGTCACCCGGTCCCCCGTGGAGCGCAAATCACGGGTGTCGCGGAATTCCCTACTTCGATAACTTGGCCCACCCCGTCGAACCTCCGTATCCAGGTAGAGGACGGTGGAGGGTCGATGTCGGGGATATTCGAGCTGGATACGACATTCGTGGCCATCGGCGTCTTGGAGCTCGCGTTCGTCGGGTGGCTGCTCTTGCGGCCCCGTCGGGAGCGGTCGGGGCGCTTGGTGGATGGCGCGGAGCGCTTGGGGCTTCGGGCTCGTCGCGGCTGAAGCTGGGATTAGCTGATAGGCTGGCACCCCTATGGTGTCCGGCGTGGTCGGTGATCTGTCGGAAAAGCTGGGTGCTCTCAAGGGCACCGTCGAAGACGTCGTGCGGCGTCGAGGCGATCCCGAGTGGTGGGAGCTGGTTCGCGCGGCGCTCGGCGTAGCACCCTCGGCTGTTCGCCAGACGCTGCCCTGGCTGGTCAAAGCTCGTGAGGGGCACGACGAGAGTCTGATCCGCGTCGTCTCCGAGAATGCCAAGGCTCGCCCTGGGGGGCTCGCCTTGGAGATGCGGGAAGATCAATTGACCTGGGCGGAGCTCGACGCCCTCACCTCGCGGATCGCCCACGTGCTGGAGGGGCTGGGCGTGCGACCGGGGGACGTCGTCGCTCTGATGGGCGAAAACTCGCCGATGTATTTGGCGATCACGCTCGGGGTTTCCCGGCTGGGGGCGACCGCGTCGCTCATCAATCACCATCTGGCCGGCGCGCCTCTGGCGCACGCCATCGCTTCGTCGCGCGTTCGAGTAGCGCTGGTGCAGGCCAAGATGGCGGAGGCCGTGCGAGCGCTGACGGACACGAGTCTGTCCCACCTCGTGGTGTACGGCGAGGGCGATCTGGAAGACCGCCTCGCGCGCGCGCCGCGTCGGCCGTTCCCTCGGGTCGAAGTCGACGCCGGAAGCGACTTCGTCTACATCTTCACCTCCGGCACTACGGGTCTACCCAAGCCCTGCAAGGTGACTCACGCCCGCTCGGTGTTGGCCGGGGCAGGCTTCGGCACGCTGCTCTTTCAGTTCCAGCCGGGAGACAAGCTGTACTGCGTCCTGCCGCTCTACCACTCCAGCGCCCTGCTCATCGGCGCCGGCTCGTGCATCCTGAGCCGCACGCCGTTGGCGCTGCGAGAGAGCTTCAGCGCGTCCGCCTTCTGGCCGGACGTACAGCGCTACGGCGCCACGTCCATCCTGTACATCGGCGAGCTGTGCCGCTACCTCGTGAATCGCCCACCCAGCTCCGAGGAGCGGAACAACCCGGTTCGGGTCGCGGTCGGCAATGGCCTTCGCGCCGATGTGTGGGAGGAGTTCTCGCGCCGATTCGACATCCCGTTCATTCGCGAGTTCTACAGCGCCACGGAAGCGCCGGGCGCGATCTTCAACCTCACCGGCAAGGTCGGCTCCGTGGGCCACGTCCCCATGCGCCGACTCGGGGCCCTTCGCCTCGCTCGCTATGACGTCGAGCGCGACGAGCTGACTCGTGACGGCGACGGGCACTGCATCGAATGCGCGCCAGGAGAAGTCGGCGAGCTGCTGATCCGCTTGAAGGCCAAGCCCTTCAGCGCTCTGGGTGACTTCCGCGGGTACACGGACGAAGGCGCCACTCGGAGCAAGGTTCTGACGGACGTGTTCCGCCAAGGAGACCGCTATTTCCGCTCCGGGGACCTGATGCGCTTCGACGACAACGACTACTTCTACTTCGTGGACCGCATCGGGGATACGTACCGCTGGAAAGGGGAGAACGTGTCCACCGCCGAGGTCGCCGAGGTCATCGGCAAGGCGGAAGGCGTGCGCGGAGCGACGGTGGCGAGCGTGCTCGTTCCCGGGATGGAAGGCGCCGCCGGCTTGGCCGCCCTCGAGTGCGAGGGCGGGCTGGATGTCGCTGCGTTCTGGCGCGTCGTGCGGACGTTGCCGTCCTACGCCCAGCCGCGCTTCGTTCGGGTGCTCCCACAGCTGGCCACCACGGGGACTTTCAAGATCCAGAAGACGCGGCTGCGCTCCGAGGGTGTGGACCCGAACCGGGTGACCGACCCACTGTACGTGCGGCAGGACGACGGCTACGTGCCGCTGACGTCAGAGCGCTGGGACGAGATCGTCGCGGGTCGTCTCAGGCTATGAGGGTCGTCGCTGCCGCGTTGCTTGCTCTGCTGTCGACCGGCGGCTGCAAGTGCTCGAAAGACAAGGCACCCTCGGTGGACGCTGGCCTCGCGCCGTTGGCCGAGTCCAGCTGGTTGGTGCCCCTCGACGTGCCCGGATTCCGTCCTGCCAGCGTGGCCGTGCCCTTGGGTGCAGTCACGCCTCGCCCCATAGTGATTGCCTTGCATGGCAGCGCCGACCGCGCAGAGTGGCAATGTGGCGCGTGGCGGAGCATCGTCGGCCCGCACCCTTTCGTGCTGTGCCCGGCCGGCGTCGAGCGCAGGGATCTTCCTGGACGCTCTGGCTGGGGCACCCAGGAGCGAACGGCAGCGGAGCTTCGCAAGGCGCTCACGGCGTTGAAGAAGAAGTACGGCGCGCATGTCGCCGGCGGCCCCGTCGTGCTCGCCGGTTACGGTCCGGGCGCTTCCCGGGCAATCGCCATAGCCAAGCAGGAGCCGTCGTTCTTCGCACGCTTGGTGCTCGTGAATGGCGGTACTCGAGACTGGACCGCCGGGAACGCCGCGGTGTTCGCTCACGGCAAAGGAAAACGCGTGCTCTTCGTCTGCGGCATGGACGCTTGCCGTCACGACGTCGATCGCGCCGTGATGTTCGCGCGTCACGCCGGGATCGTTGCCGACGCCGTTTCGACCGAGACCGGGGCGCCCCTCGAGCGTCCTCTCATCCGCGCGATTCGCGGTCGCTACGCATGGCTCGTGGGACCGTGACCACGCGATGGGCGCCGCTCGTGGCCCTCGCCTTGTGGAGCTGTCGCGGAAAGCACGAGACCACCGCCCAAGCCCCGGAGCCGAGGCCTGCGGGCATCGTGGTGGCAGCCTCGACCTCACCAGCTGCATCCGCGCCGCCCTCTCCTCCTGCGCCGCCGCCGCTGCCCACACCCGAGCCGATCGTCTCGCTCGAGGTGGAAGGTTTTCGGGACGCGGCCGTATCACTGCCTGTCCATGCGCGCGGGCGTCGCCCGGTCGTGATCGCACTCCACGGCAACTACGATCGACCCGAGTGGCAGTGCGATGTTTGGCGAGACATCACGGAGGCCTTTCCATTCGTGCTCTGCCCGCGGGGCATCCCACGCACGGACGCTCCCAAGAGCGAAGACCGTTGGACCTGGGGAAGCTTGACTCGGACCAAGAAGGAAGTGCTGGCAGCGTTGGACGCGTTGCGAGCGCGCTACCCTGATCACGTAGCGGAGGGCTCGGTGGTGTTCACCGGGTTTTCCCTTGGCGCGATCCTGGGGCGCTTCATCGTGTCGAGTGAAGCAAAGACCTTCCCCCGCGCCGTGCTGATCGAGGGTGGCTACGACGGTTGGACGATTGGATTCGCCAAGCGATTTCATGACGCCGGTGGAGAGCGCGTGCTGTTCGCCTGCGGGCAAGCGGCCTGTCGTCTTGCGAGTCAGGCCGCATCGCGAGTGGCAGAGAAGACCGACGTAGGAGCGCGAGTGACGTTCGGCGGAAATGTCGGACACACGTACGACGGCGTCGTTGCGCATGGAGTCAAAACGGAGCTCGCGTGGCTGGTGGAGGGCGACCCACGGTGGGCTCGGTAAAGTCTCGGTGACGACGGTTCGGAAGGGTGGATTTCCATGTCGACGGGGGTAAACTCAAACACGATGCGCACGCTCGTTTTCGTCGCGTCGGGCGCGCTTGCACTTTCGAGCTGCAAGCTGTTCGAGCCACCGCCTGCCCCTACGTACGAATCCACCGTCAAGGTGGAGGGAGATCCAGGGCAGCCCATCGCTGGTGCAAAGATCACCTACAAGGGCGAGAAGGTCGGCACGACGAACAACGAAGGGCGTCTCAAGCTGCGCTTGAAGGGTGCCGAGGGCGAGGTCTTCGATTTGATGGTCGCATGCCCTCAAGGCTACCAATCGCCTACAAAACCGCTGCCTGTGACCCTTCGCAAGGTCGCGGAGCAGGGCGCGATGCCGGAGTACAAGGTGTCGTGCCCTCCCACGACAAGAACTGTCGTCGTCGCCGTGCGCGCGGAGAACGGCCCGAACTTGCCGGTGCGCTACCTCGGTCGCGAAGTGGCGCGTACGGATCAGTCCGGCGCCGCCCACGTGAAGCTTTCCGTGAGCCCCAATCAGGCGCTGCAGCTGTCCCTGGACACCACGGAAGAGAAGAATCTGAGGCCCCAGAGCCCCACCCAACAGTTCGAGGTCAAGAACGCGGACGAGGTGTTCGTGTTCGACCAAACCTTCAAGGTCGAGCGCCGCTACCACTACGCTCCGCGGAGAACTTCCTCAGGACCCACGCCGCTTTAGAGGCGTCGGTCGTGTCGTGTGGCTGAAGTAATCGAGCACCATTGAAACCATGAGTGACCTAATCGTTCGAGATCCTTCGGGAAGCGACAAAGTTGACATGAGCGAAAGAACTCCCTTTACCGAGATCCAGAGGTCTGGTAGTGTAGGGAACGGTATGAGGCCTGAAGTGTCGCCCAGAGAACGACGAGCACCTCGGCAGGTTGCGCGGCGCTTCATGGCGGATCGTCGCGGAGCGATCATGGCGGAGTACGTCGTGTTGCTCAGCACCGTCACCATCGCGTGGGCTGTCGCCATTCTGGCGCTCGGGCCCTCGCTGATCGCTGGCTACGAGCGGTCCCAAGGAATTTTGCTGTCCCCCTTCCCGTAACCCATCCGTGTAGGGAAACGGCGCAACCCCACCCACCCAAATAGAACAACCAGTCTTTTCAGCGAGGTAGAGCAATGACGGTCAAGCAGCAGATCCGAAAGTTCATCGAAGACAAGCGCGGCGCGGGCATGGCGGAGTACGTCATTCTGGTCGCGGTTATCGCGATCCTCTGCATCATCGCGTTCCAGGCCTTCGGCGGCGCGATCAGCGGCAAGGTCGGCGAGCACACTGGGAAGATCCAGGGTCTCTGATCGAGGATGTACGGCGAGCAGTATTTTCTCCTCGCCGCAGTCCTGGTCACTGGGCTGGCCGCCTGGTTTGATTGGCGTACCGGGCATCTGCCGAATCGGCTGACGCTCGGTACGCTGGCAGCCGCTCCGTTCGTTCATGCTGCCTTCGGGTATGCGCGGGCGGGTTGGACCGGCTGCTGGCAAGGAGCAGCGTTTTCGGTAGCTGGAGCATTCTTGTGTTTGATTGTTCCAGCCATTCTCTACTTCGTGGGAGGTATCTATGGAGGCGACGTCAAGCTACTTGGAGCTGTCGGCGCTCTCTTGCTTCCCATGGTCGGGATGGAAGCCGAGCTCTACTCCTTCCTCGTCGCGGCGCTCTATGCGCCCGCGCGTTTGGCATGGGAGGGCAAGCTGTTCCACACCTTGGGGAACAGCGCCCTGCTCGTGCGCAACTGGTTCGTTCCCAAGGCAAGGCGCCGGGAGGTCCCGCAGGAGATGATGGCCGAGCTGAGATTCGCCCCATCCATCTTCGCGGCCACCTGTGTCGCCGTATTGTTGCACTGGCGAGTTTGACAATGAGGAGACTGACGTGAGCCGCCTGAGCCGCCAAAACCGCCGCGGAAGACCCGAGAAGCCGCGAGTCGGCGGCTCCAGAGGAACCAAGGGCGCCGTCTACGTCGAATTCCTCATCGTCTTCTGGCCCATCTTCCTGACCTTCTGGGTACTCACCCAGGCCGCCGGCCTGTACTCCGCCAAGCTCATCGTGATGCATTCGGCGGTCACGGGCGCCCGTGCTGCCGCCGTCGTGATTCCGGACGATCCGAAGAACTACGGCGGGGAAGAGATGAACAAGCTCACCTCCAAGCGCCGCCAAGCCATCGAGCGAGCGGTCGCCATTCCGCAGCTCGCCTCCCTCAGCCTGGGAATGTCAGAGGTCGAGTTTCCCAACGGAACCAGCTACGGCCCCGGCTCCACCGTCGTGGTGCACGTGAAGACGCCGTACTACTGCGAGCTCCCCATCGCCAAGTGGTTCGTGTGCATTGCAGGCACACGCATCTTGGAGGGTCGAGCCAGCATGCCCGTTCACGCCGCCACCTACGAGTATCCCGAGTGACGAGGGCGCGATGACCGAGAAACGCACAATAAAGTCCCTGGTCCAAGAGGAACGCGGCGCCATCATGGTGGCGGGCGCGTTCATGGCGTTCTTCCTCGCAGGCGCGCTCTTCTATCTCATCGGCACCGGCAACGCGATCATGTACCGCGAGCGCGTTCAGGACGCCTCGGATGCCATTGCCTTCTCCGCCGCTGGTGTCCATGCCCGCGGCATGAACATGATCGTCCTGATCAACCTGATCATGGCGGCCATTCTTGCTGTCTTGGTTGCTCTCCGCATGATCGCGCTGATGCTCGGCATTGCGCTTGCGGCGTGCGCAATCATCGTTGCTCTCTCCTTTGGAACGGGTGCTGCCTTCTGCGGCCCCTTCATGACTTGGGGCGGAAACCTCGAGAGCAAGATCATCCAGGCAAGCAACAAGTACGCGAACGTCGTGGACAAGGTGTTACCTGTCTTGAGCAAGATGGAGGTGGTCGTTGCGATAACGACCCCCTACGTCGCACTCGCCAAGTCGTTCGATGTAGCCGACCACTACAAGGGGGACACGGAGACCGCGGTGAACAGCGGTTTCATGGTGAGCCCTTCGATGGTTCCGTGGCTGCCGGACGGCAAGAAGCTAGGGCTCCCCGTCCAAGAAATGGACTACGACAAATTCTGCAAGAAAGCTGCGGAGATTGGCGTCGACCTCGCCTTCTTCTGGATGCCGGGCTTCGCGGTCAAGGCTCTGAAGTGGGCGGCGGGAGGCTTGGCCGGTACGTTCTCAGGGTACTTCTGCGGCCAGAGCGGTGGTGCATCCGACGTGAAGTCGACGATGAAGAACGACTTGGCGTCCACCATCAAGACCATCTGCGACAACAAGAAGAAGCAGTGGGACAAGGACCACGAGGGTGAGAGCGACCCCCCCTCGTTCAAGTACGACGACTGCAAGAAGGACACGCAGAAAGACCTGAACAAGCAGGTCGACTCCACCGTCGGCCAGGCCAGCCAGGGAATCGACGCGGGCTCCGGCAAGATCTTCGATATGAAGAACAAGACTCCCAAGGAAGTTTGGGAGGGAGCCAAGATTGGCAGCGTCTGGTTCGCGACTTGGGGTGTGGCCTTCGGCAACGAAGAGTGGCCCCGCAAGATGGACAAGGGCGTGGCTGTTGCTGCCTCCTCCGGCATGCCCAACCCGAACACCTCCTGGGGCAACTTCCGCTTCGCGCAGGCAGAGTTCTACTGGGACAAGAGCGGGAAGTGGGAAGACAACAAGGACGACGCGATGTGGGAGATGCGCTGGCGGGCGCGCCTCCGCCGCGTGGGGCTCAACGGTCTCAACCTGGGTGAGTACTTCTCCAAGTTCGGTCTCGGCAAGCTGATGGAGAAGTTCAAGGTCAAGGACAAGGTCATGGAGAACCTGAACAAGACGGGCACTCTCCAGCACCTGTTTGGTGGCTTCGTCTTCGACAAGGCCGAGGATTGGCTCAAGGGCGCGATCAGCAAGCCCGGCGCCAAGCTCGACAAGTGGATCGACGACAAGCTCAAGTTCACTTCCTGGGAGATCATCCATTGACCCCGCTCAAACGCACCAGGATGGGTCGTCGCCGCTCTCGGGGTGCGGCCGCCGTCGAGGCCGTCATCATCACTGGCACGATGGTCATCATCATGGCTTGCCTGTGGGCGGTGGTGAACGCCCACAAGGCAAAGCTGAGCGCCATGGACGAAGCTCGCGCCATCGCTTGGAAGCAAGCCCTGGCTGGCTGTGAGGGCAGCGGAAACGCTCTCGAGAACGTCAACTCGAACACGGGGCAGGCAGAGGACGTGCCGGGCATGCCAGACACGTCCGAGGCCGAGGGCTACATCGACTTCGGCAACACGTCGCTGACCAAGGACTCGGGGTACATCGACATCACCAAGTCGGAAACGTCCACCTTCCCCGGCATGCTCGGAGGCAAGTCCTACGAGATGAAAGCGCGCATGTACATGCGCTGCAACGAACCCCCCGCGCCGGACAACGTCGGGGACTTCTTCAAGACTGCGTTCAACGTCGTCAAGGGCGCATTCGGATTCTGATCGAGGGATGAGAAGTATGGCCAACACGAGCGAACAGCAGAGTCGAGCTGGCCGCAGGCAGTTCCGCGGGTTCGTGCGCCTTTTCGTCCCCGAGCGCGTTCGCCGGGTGATGCGAGTGGGCACCTACGTGGCAGTGCTCTTCGTGGTGCTCGCCGGCGTGGCAGCGAACTCGGCGATGGGAAGCGTGACGGAGCAGGCGCTCATCACCGGGCGTCAGCTTTCCAAGCTGGAGGACTTCACGTCTTCCTCGAGCCGCCTCGTACTGAACGGCGAGCGGATGAACATCGCCAGCGCGACGACCACTGCGGACGTGTCCGCCGTGTTGGACCGCGTGGAAGGCGTGTGCAAGGAAGACGGTACCGTCGCCCGTGATTTCCGCGAGATCGACTCGCTGATGACGGACGCGAAGGCGCTGGCGGCTGCCAAGAAGTTCCGCATGGGCGTTCTCCGAGAAGAGCGCGACGGTGAAGGCATCGTTGCGTGCGCAGTGCGGAACCCCAAGAACGGGGACCAGAACTTCGTCAAGGGACTGATGAAGTTCGCCGACAGCTTCGATCTCGCAGACGTTGGCTTGCTCCGCTACGTGTACGCGCGCCGCACCGATTCAGGGCGCACCCACGTGATCACCGTGTGGACGGACGGCTCCTTCAAGTTCGATTCGATGCTGGCTCCTGCGGACGGCAAGGACGCGCCGGGCTCGGATCCCCGCAATGCGCCGCGACCGAAGGACTCCGTACGCTTCTTGACGGCGGCGGCGGAAGGCGCTCCCCACTCGGTTCGAATCTACGAATCCACCGCGCCCTCGAAGGACGTGCTCCAGCAGTACGACTCGGAAATGCCCAAGCGTGGCTGGAATCGCGTGCCGGTGAACGAAGAGGTGCCGGAGGCGCGCTACTACAGCCGCAAGGGCGTGGACCTGATGCTGGTGGCGTACCCCAACGGGGACCGTACGGCAGTGTCCATGCTCGAAATGCGCGGCAACTGAGCCGAACCTCCGACGTTCCCATTTCGGCGTTATCAGGCCATACTGGGTCGCGCGTATGAACAAGCGTGCCCTCCTGATTGCGCTCATCGTTGCAGTGCTCGGGGCCTTCCTGCTCGTGATCTACATGCGGAGGTTCGAGCAAGAGGCTTCTGGTGGCGAACGCATCCTCGTCTTGATGGCGGTTAAGCCACTGGACCCGGGAGCCGTCATTACCGAGGATTCGGTGACGTCGCGTGAGATCCCACTGGCCTATGTCGAGGACCGTGCGGTCAAGGCGGTGGAGAAGTCGAACGTCATCGGTCTGAAGCTCGGTAACAAGGTCGAGGCCCAGCAGACGCTGATGTGGACGGACTTGG
It includes:
- a CDS encoding HlyC/CorC family transporter, yielding MSGLPGGSAPVVDPWLGLLLAIVLVALNGFFVAAEFAIVKVRPTQIEPHSRKGDVRGRVAQHMIHHLDAYLSATQLGITLASLALGWIGEPAFAWIIRPVVERIPGATESVLHSASLTVAFLTITVLHIVLGELAPKSLAIRKAERTTLWVSVPLYTFYKLTFPVIWVLNHTANGLLKLVGIEPVAEAQVTHSEDELRLLLSSEYAGKLSSQKRELLDNVFELSHRVARQIMVPRADVTYLSLSHSLEENLKIARESEFTRFPLCTEHLDEVIGLVHIKDVFRAEPAPQSLEEVKREITFVPETLPLDALLRRMRQERLHMAAVVDEYGGISGIVTLEDVIEEIVGQIQDEFDEEIPDVSAVGDGVYRVSGTTLVMDLEEALELELSDRDEDTVAGLVLSELGRSPRVGDKVVVGTAEFEVLEAFRRRIRLLEVRVHHDEKSDAANGAD
- a CDS encoding long-chain-acyl-CoA synthetase, with the protein product MSGVVGDLSEKLGALKGTVEDVVRRRGDPEWWELVRAALGVAPSAVRQTLPWLVKAREGHDESLIRVVSENAKARPGGLALEMREDQLTWAELDALTSRIAHVLEGLGVRPGDVVALMGENSPMYLAITLGVSRLGATASLINHHLAGAPLAHAIASSRVRVALVQAKMAEAVRALTDTSLSHLVVYGEGDLEDRLARAPRRPFPRVEVDAGSDFVYIFTSGTTGLPKPCKVTHARSVLAGAGFGTLLFQFQPGDKLYCVLPLYHSSALLIGAGSCILSRTPLALRESFSASAFWPDVQRYGATSILYIGELCRYLVNRPPSSEERNNPVRVAVGNGLRADVWEEFSRRFDIPFIREFYSATEAPGAIFNLTGKVGSVGHVPMRRLGALRLARYDVERDELTRDGDGHCIECAPGEVGELLIRLKAKPFSALGDFRGYTDEGATRSKVLTDVFRQGDRYFRSGDLMRFDDNDYFYFVDRIGDTYRWKGENVSTAEVAEVIGKAEGVRGATVASVLVPGMEGAAGLAALECEGGLDVAAFWRVVRTLPSYAQPRFVRVLPQLATTGTFKIQKTRLRSEGVDPNRVTDPLYVRQDDGYVPLTSERWDEIVAGRLRL
- a CDS encoding prepilin peptidase — translated: MYGEQYFLLAAVLVTGLAAWFDWRTGHLPNRLTLGTLAAAPFVHAAFGYARAGWTGCWQGAAFSVAGAFLCLIVPAILYFVGGIYGGDVKLLGAVGALLLPMVGMEAELYSFLVAALYAPARLAWEGKLFHTLGNSALLVRNWFVPKARRREVPQEMMAELRFAPSIFAATCVAVLLHWRV